ACTGCGCGCTCGCACATGCACATAATAATTGCACAGTGCTGGAAACGTGCAAACCGTCTCGACCCAAATCGCTACCTTCCGCTTCACAGCGTCACTTAAAGTGCTTCAGACCGTTAATTCTCGTGACCTGCAGTTTCACACTCTTCATGTTTATAAGAGGCATCCCCAACCATCTGTCATCCATTCTCACATCGTTTGTCTAATTTTGGTCGTTTCTGTTGGCCTCTTGGTCGAAATCCAAGAAATCCTCTTGGTTTTTTTCTTTCGttcgtttgttttttctgtgttatcgTCCATCTGTGTGAATGTTCACCTCATGTGCATGTATGTCACTGTCATTCCCCCTTCAGAGTCTCAGGAGAACAGTGTAGAGTCTGTGGACTCCGGCCCGGTGGGGCCCGTCCCCGTCATTAGCGTCACGGGGGTGAGCGGCGAGCGCGTGGCTAACGGGGAGGCCGTGCGTGGAGGCAGGACGGAGGCCGAGGCGCTGGGAGGCGCCGCCGCCGAGGTGGGGGTCGACCCCAGAGGTCAGGAGGTCAGGAGGCAGAAGTCTGTGCGGAGGCTCCTAGAGGATGGGACGCCCTCCGCGGGGAGGGTCCATTTctagagcccctccccctccacacacactgcaacttGAAACCCCTCCCATCCTCCCCTTGGGTCCAGAGGTACTATATTGGTACTGAGcctgttttgtcttttttttattaatgggTATGGGGGTGTGGcacctgcaaaaaaaaaaattaatatatatatttttgttgttgttgatcaGATGGGGCCTGTGAATATTTCAGGGGATTTTGGCGTAAGCAAGTCAATACAGAAGTGAAAACACATTTAGTGTATAATAAATAGCATTTATCCTTGGCTGATCTCATGTGAATATGATGTCATGTGATTATATGTTAATATAATGTTCACATGAGATCAGCCAAGCAATCATTAGCCTATTAAATATCAGTGCAGACACTGATGAATCAAGGATGTGAGTTGCTTCAACATAAATATGAACTTTTATCTGAGAACAAGGTTTTTCATGTCCTTCACCTCATATTTTGCATTTCAAGTATCTTCCAGTCTTTGAATGAGCTCCGTCTGCTGTGACACGCCTAACATTACTAACAGGGTGGAGCTTGCATTGTTGGCATATGTGCCCTCCATGTGGGTGTGGTCAGAGGACTAGTGCCCCTCCAACACGTGGGTGTGGTCCGAGGACTACTGCCCCTCCTACACGTGGGTGTGGTCCGAGGACTACTGCCCCTCCTACACGTGGGTGTGGTCCGAGGACTACTGCCCCTCCTACACGTGGGTGTGGTCCGAGGACTACTGCCCCTCCTCCACGTGGGTGTGGTCCGAGGACTACTGCCCCTCGAGGGCCTCCGCAAATGTTCTGAACGGCGCTTTTAAATGTTAGGAGACGCTTGGCCGATCAGAAGTGGTGAAATACTAAAGCCCAGAATGTACGAATTTCAGCTGAAGAGTTTGACTGTGATCACTGGTGCTGCATTAACACCTGCTTGTTGGTTGTGATGGTTGAGCCTGGAGTGCTGGTTGTGACGGTTGAGCCTGCAGTGCTGGTTGTGACGGTTGAGCCTGCAGTGCTGGTTGTGACGGTTGAGCCTGCAGTGCTGGTTGTGACGGTTGAGCCTGCAGTGCTGGTTGTGACGGTTGAGCCTGCAGTGCTGGTTGTGACGGTTGAGCCTGCAGTGCTGGTTGTGACGGTTGAGCCTGCAGTGCTGGTTGTGACGGTTGAGCCTGCAGTGCTGGTTGTGACGGTTGAGCCTGCAGTGCTGGTTGTGACGGTTGAGCCTGCAGTGCTGGTTGTGACGGTTGTGACTGGAGTGCTGGTTGTGACGGTTGTGACTGGagtagggttgtcccgatccgatatttggatcggatcggccgccgatattagcaaaaaatgcgtatcggatcggcagacacgagaaaGTGCCGATCCacactcccgatccagttttttttttaaagtccgatccgggttttccagcgcacccatttagataatccattccagtttttgctagtgagagtaaaatccggtccgcattttccagcacaccttcagcacacgagcatagtttctgccccaatttagccTGCAGTGCTGGTTGTGATGGTTGAGCCTGCAGTGCTGGTTGTGACGGTTGAGCCTGGAGTGCTGGTTGTGACGGTTGTGACTGGAGTGCTGGTTGTGCCGGTTGTGACTGGAGTGCTGGTTGTGACGGTTGTGACTGGagtagggttgtcccgatccgatatttggatcggatcggccgccgaaattagcaaaaaatgcgtatcggatcggcagacacgagaaaatgccgatccagactcccgatccagtttttttttaaagtccgatccgggttttccagagcacccatttagataatccattccagtttttgctagtgagagtaaaatccggtccgcattttccagcacaccttcagcacacgagcgtagtttctgccccaatttagctccgtggcatctcggaccgccgtgtaaatttgaagttatcggtcagttgtgtgggattattttaccttaaaggatgacaaagacgaagaggtagagtgcaacatatgccacagtaaagtcaagcgttgtggtaaagctgtaagaacttttaataccaccaatctaatcaagcatttagcgaaataccaccataaacaacatgagtttctaaagaaaaccgaagacaaaaagaaaggtcctacacaactaacactggcagaaacgtttgaattgaagggagtgtatagatggggatggagcagcaaagtgtagagtagaaggcattttgcttttaattagattacgatatgtgcacggatttttttttagcttttggtttacacttgttcaagagcactgatggatgttaatgttaataatagactattttccactcaggttgtttttatatatataatttacaatattatttgcacttgtggatttttaatccttggtttactgatgctatttctgtttatttaatattttgtctattttgagtttattaattgctaaataaacaggtcagtttctccttaccaaccattgtgtattattcaaacacacctaattcagctggctacttgttatcaagagtaaaacgtttttcaacatgagtttgacaacaaagtaagttggctaaataactttaaactttaatacatgctcgcataggccggtatcggtatcggccgatatcggtatcggatcggaagtgcaaataaatatcggtatcggatcggaagttcaaaaagctggatcgggacatccctagacTGGAGTGCTGGTTGTGACTGGAGTGCTGGTTGTGACTGGAGTGCTGGTTGTGACTGGAGTGCTGGTTgtgactggttgtgctggttgTGACTGGTTGTGACTGGAGTGCTGGTTGTGCTGGTTGTGATGTTCTTCTCAAGTCTTTTCCTCAACTCTGCAGTGCTTGGCGTTTCTCATTACTCATCAACTGACCCGTGTCTGATCGCCTCCATCCGCCATtctcacactcttcacactTCTCACAAATGACTTACGAAAACATCTTGGCCCTTAACGCTCACCTTCCAGCAACCGAAAGTGGGGTTAGGGGGCTTGAGGGTGGAGTCTTAAAAAGAaacattctctcactctctctccccgccGTTTGCCCTCTGGGTTCCTCTGGGACATGGTGGTCTTGCTGGCTGTCATGCCGGGTGAGGTCAGCAGCTGGAGATGAGGCTACACAAAGCCATTTCAAAGTAAAAGCCTGCTGTCTGCTCATGTCAGAGCTGCAAACCAGATCTCCCTCGGGGACAAAGTCTTAAGTAAACAGCTGTTATGCAACGGCCGGGTTGTCCTGAGTGATCGGATGGCCTGATTGGACACTGTTTCCTCCTCTTCCCTGCTACTCTGCTAAGGGGCTTCTCAATACTCCTGTTTGTGATTGGATACACATTTTAGGGGTGGGGATTGTTGTTCTAGTAAACCTACTGGGTGGTTTGAATATGCTGGTTTCTTTGAACACGCGAGCTGAATGTTTGCCACCTTGTTCAGTGTTTTTGGTTCTGGTTAGCTGCTAAGGATGCATTGCTACTGAGAGAGACGCTGACTCCATTCTTGTTCCGTCCTGCTCAGACGCCGTGGATCTGGGTTCCCCGGAAGAGCTGATGGAGATCTCGGAGGTGGACGAGGGCATCTGCACGCAGGCCGGCGCACACGGGACCGGCCCGCCCACCATCGTGGTCAGTGGCGCCGGCAACGGCTCGGCGAGCGGAGGCGGGAAGCCGTCGGGGAAGGGCCTGTGGCGCCTGACGGGCGGCCGCTCCAGCAAGGACAAGGAggggggcggggtgggggcggagccggCCTCGCGCAAGCAGCCCGGAGGTCGCGCCATGAGCGAGAACCTGGAGCTGCTGTCACTCAAGCGCCTGACGCTCACCTCCAGCCAATCGCTGCCCAAGAGCGGCGCGCTCAGCCTGTCGCGCACCGCCGGGGCCGTCTTCTCCCGCTCCTTCGAGCAGGTCAGCAACGCGCTAGCCGCCGCGACAGGAGGCGGAGCCCAGGCCCAGACTGGCTACGCCCCCAAGGAGAACAGGGCGTCGgcctgcagcctgcaggaggaGGGCCTGGCCTACGCGGAGCGCCTGAGCCCAGGCCGGCTCCATCAGAAGCGTTCCCCCAGTATCAGCCTGCAGCTCACCCCAGACCCTTGACCCTTGACACCTGACCCCTCACCTGCCGTAGGACCCCCCTCCACCGCCTGGCCCTGCCGGAGTCATCCCACGGACTCCATGACGACACGAATACTGAACCttaaacccccccaccccactgccATGATGTGACCAGCGTCCTGAGAGACAGCATCCTCGCGGTCTGGTTCTGTTTGAAAgctcctctctcctgctgtgGATCAGATCGTTTTTCGGCTCACTCTTTCCCCTGGTGTTGCTGAACCCAAACTCGCACCTTACAGAAAGtctggtttttatttttgtggaCTTTGTTAATGGTGTGTAATCACTAAAATGTTctgtaaaataaaatgtattttttttaattaactgtttaaaaaaaacatgacTTCTCTTTGTACTTTTGTCCGTGCCCTTTTAAAGCTATCGGCTCGGTACTGAGGACTCTACGTGAAGCCGCACATGAAGCTGTTAAAGGTATTTTTGATGCTACGTTGATTCGTGTTGATGAATGTGTGTTCATGGCCTTGTGGGATTGTGCATGGATAACTTTCCAAATGGATGTTGATCATGTGTGCAGAGTATGGTCACTTTGTAGAGGAGCAGTTTTGGGAAAGAGcacaaatttgtgtgtgtgtgtgtgtgtgtgtgtgtgtgtgtgtatgtatgggggggggtgtgtgtgtgtgtatgtatgtgtgtgtgtgtgtgtgtgtgtgtgtgtgtgtgtgtatatgtgtgtgtatatgtgtgtgtatatgtgtgtatatgtgtgtgtgtgtgtgtgtgtgtgtataggggtgtgtgtgtgtgtgtgtgtgtgtgtgtgtgtgtgtgtgtgtgtgtgtgtgtgtgtgtgtgtgtgtggggtgtgtgtgtgtgtgtgtgtgtgtgtgtgtgtgtgtgtgtgggggtgtgtgtatgggtgtgtgtgtgtgggggtgtgtgtgtgtgtgtgggggtgtgtgtatgggggtgtgtgtgtgtgtgtgtgtgtgtgtgtatgggggtgtgtgtgtgtgtatgggggtgtgtgtgtgtatgtcctgaAATTGAAGAGGTGACAACTTCCCATGTGTTTATGTACTGAGCTTTAGTTAAAGCTATGGTATTAACAGCCACTCCAGAGTCCCGGCAATAAGAATAGTCCCCAAGCACTAAAGCCTCAATTAAATATCTGGTCAAATCAGAGATCAAAATATGAACCTGTCCTTGTTTACATCAGCTTGTTCCTATTGTGTTTTGAAGCAATATCCTGGTTTTGACACCTGTGTCTGACTTTTGTATTGACAAATTAACTTATGCTAGTGAGATGTAGAAGTTTTTTGTACTATGTAAAGAGATGTATTGCACCATGACAGCAGAATGCAGTATTAATGACATTTTgacatttattttttgttttttaagacCCGTGACCAGTGTGATGTTGGATGAGTTGGTGCAACAGCCAAAAAATTTGTCCACCATGTAATTATCAAAGCAAACATGCAGTCCTCTAGTTCTGGTCCCCATGGTCTCCAGAAGACTTCTGGAATAATGTCTCTTGATTCAGCAGTTGACCAAACCCTGCTGTATTGAACATCTTCCATTTCAGGAACATCAGTGTAATTTTATTTTTCTCCCTTACTCCCCTTGAACATGTTTTGGAATAAATATCTTGTCAGAGCAgttggtgtgtgttttattaatTCATAAGTTTGAACACTAAGTTTTTTATTTGTCCTATGTATAATGATTCACATCTGTATTATGCTGGATGCGTCCCGCTCTTATTTCACGGTCAAACAGTGACACAAGGGTTAAGGCAGTAGTGTACATCAGATAGTGTACATGGAAACATCCTACAATGAAGTCAACTGAGGGAACATTTGAGGTATTGCCATGTCGTTCCTTAGTAAGCTGACTCGAGATGATTCCTCTTTACTCTGAGACCACACCGCTGCCGTTTAACGTGTGTTTAAAAGCAGAAAGGATTTCACAAGTTCAACGCACATCAGGTGCGAATAGTGCGAGAGCCTCATACAGGATCTGTAAATAGAAATGTGAATCTACCCATCGAAGCAGAAGACTTGAAATACGGTACAGCATTTCTGAAGAAGAAAGTAAAGGTAGCCTATGATGTGTTCAAGCTGAAGgagtgtaaaataaaaaaatagtgTGATATCGGTCTCGCTggcgttcacacacactctctctctctcacacacacacacacacacagaccaaagTGGCAGATAATAAGTAAACTTCGGAAACGCACTGCGTGAACAAGGGAAATCGGACGCCAACGATACGATTTTTAAGCCAACGAAAAACTTTTCAGAACAAATGGCGCTATCTAGTGGCCACTGATACAACATCAACAAGCATTGAGTTTCGGGAGTTTTTAGGGATAGGTGGCTTACTTGTAAACAGACCAGGCGTTATTCATTGACCTCATGACACGTAAAATATTTTTACATTGCTCACTGTTGGCAAATAAATCTAGTTGTGACGCTTTAAATCGAGTACATAGCTAATAATTAAATAGTTACAGCCTCCTTCCACAGATCGAAAGGTCATCCGGACTGCGATTTTGAGCCACAAATACATATAGGCCAAAAAGCTCCAGTGCAGTTTCTGCTGAATGTTATATGTACAGTATTGAAGTCACTAAATTGTGATAATTAAAAAGGACCTGTCTTCTCTCGAAGCGAACAGTAGGTGGTGCTGTAGAGCCACACGGCGACTGTCGCAAAGCAGCAGTCAGATCGCTTTACGGCAACGTGGTTCTCCTGCCTGTCTGCTCCGTCCTTGACAGGGCCGTGTTGCTTTCACAGAGACCGGAGCGATCAACATGGCGAAACTCAGCAAGGAGACGAAGCAACGTCTGCAGCAAGTCTTCCAGTGCGGACAGTTCGTTATCCGGTGGGGTTTTATCCCCACCGTCCTTTACCTGGGTCAGTATTCTCGTGTATCACGCTAGCCTAGCCCGCTATGCTACAGCTATTGAACATGATCTATTCAAACTAAAGAAGAATTGCTCAATAATTTCACATCGCCGAGTTCATTGAAACGTTACGTTAGATGGGGAAGTCCGACTAATGGCAGAAAGGGGCAACTAGATATTTAAAGATGTTGAGTCAGTATAAGAGTTCCGGATATTCCGGTGTGTCCTTACAAGACGCGTCTTCGTCTTTTCTACGACTTCACACTTTACTGTTGCCCAACTTGAACTTCTGGGGTTTGACCTGTTTACATGGATATATCTGCTTCTTGTAGCACTGAAatctgttttatatatataatatatatatatataattattattattatattttattattattatatatatatatatatatatatatatatatatatatatataatattatattaatatatatatagtatatatattacacacacacacacacacccaaacacacatcgTAAGTAAACCACCAACAGTAGTTTTTATTGTTCTCATAGTAACTGATGAGAACATTTCAACGTGTTGGTTGATTGGTTGGCTTCTTATTTCTACAAAATACTGTTCATGAAGGACACATATGTAGTGTTATGACAGTTGTGTACGTTTTTACCATGTCACATTTAGCTGCATTTCATTGCATCTGTGTGTAGTGACGGTTTCTGTTCTGCAAGAGCAGTGGGTGTGGTATGAAACTGAAGAATGATGAGTTAAACCAAGACTGACTGTCATATTCAACTTCTCCTACTTCTGTCAGGGTTTAATTATGAATGAACCAATGAGTCATTTGTCTTAGTGAGTGCTCTACTCTCAGTGTCCTAAACTATGTGCACCTTATTGCACACAGTTTGCAATAGTAGCGGATGCTACCCGAGTTAGATTTAAGCTGAAGTGATTCATGTATATGCTTTTTTGTTGATTGTAGTGCACCATCACGGGTACAGCAGGCCCATTTTCCTTAGTCCCCGCTCCCCCCCCCCTAAAGAAAATACAGACATCAGCTAAACCCACTTTGTGATGCAGCATATTCATCGGAAGTGCCGAGCCCTGAATGTTGTCATTCTGCAACGGTTTTTTAATCGCCTGACTCATGAATCTAGTCCCTCATCTGTTGGTGACACTTACTTCCCAGTAAAGTCTCGACATCCGGCCCGCATTGGCCCATCACCACAAGTCACTTCCTGGGTCTGTCCATTTTTCCATCTGTCCATTTATGTTTATCCAGTTCTGGGTCGCGGGGGCAGTAGTAGAGATACATATCGGGTCAGCATACTTGCATGTGTTGGGGTCAGTATCCTTGACCCAGAACCCCTAGTGCTCTTTATAAACTCCACTACAGATCACTGTCTAGAGAGACTGTACATTTCACTCTCAACCTCTGCCACTCCCAGGGATGACGCTCTTATGTTGACTGTGGCCAGACTTGAAAAAAACAACTTCTCTGTGGTGTAAACCGAAGCCACTGGTGAACTTGTGGTTCTGTGCATTGCTTTTGCTAAGCATAAAAACTGTTTACTTCACTGCAAACTTCACACTGTGTACAACATAATAAATATGCGAATCTGCCATCAATTTTACACATTTAATCAATCCCAACTAGCCTAGAGCTACGCCCAGTTTGTGGCGGTGATCAATATAAGGctaataaaatatacaatatatCATATAAATGTATACAGTTTGTATGCATAATAGGGTGATGACTTTTATACAACCTCGTTTCCCTGTATCATAATTTGATGAGCTTTCATTtaagattaaataaaatattacattcaAGGCAATTTGATAAAAAAAACCTCACGCACAAAATGATTTTAAGAATTTTATTTATTAGCTTTTTGGCCAAATTTTTGAAGTCACTGTAAGCAGATACAAAATTGAACACAAGCTGTAGAGTCACATGCATACAACATTATATAGGATCATCAAACGCACAAGGAAGTCAAATATTCACGATAATGTCATTAGAGAGGATGAATCTCAGTGGGAGTTTGACCTTGTTGCAGCAGGAGTCGTGCAATTCTTGCATAACTTTAATGGCACGCTCGCAGCACTGGTTGCTTCGGGCAATGTTGATTGGAAAGTCATCTGTTTTCCAGTGGGTTTTCAAGCAATTGAGAGTTTTTGGGTAGTCATTCTGAGCTTCAGATagttcttcaaaatcttcaacgCGGAACAATTGACTGCTGAATCAATGGTCAGCCCATGAGTAAGAAATGAATGAACAGATTTTACACAACCTGATCCGGGTTTCTGGCATCAGAATAAACGCAAGAACGGCTAGAATGGCACGAGAGTTCCAGCGTGCATTGCTGATGTTTGGGATCTGTTTGAAATTCACGAAGGGGATCTCATTCCTATCAGTTAAGTGACGGAAGACACGAGTGAGGTGGTAGAGAAACTTCGTCATCTCTCCAGCCGCCTGTTT
This Brachyhypopomus gauderio isolate BG-103 chromosome 6, BGAUD_0.2, whole genome shotgun sequence DNA region includes the following protein-coding sequences:
- the tomm7 gene encoding mitochondrial import receptor subunit TOM7 homolog — encoded protein: MAKLSKETKQRLQQVFQCGQFVIRWGFIPTVLYLGFKRGADPGMPEPTVLSLLWG